A DNA window from Labeo rohita strain BAU-BD-2019 unplaced genomic scaffold, IGBB_LRoh.1.0 scaffold_543, whole genome shotgun sequence contains the following coding sequences:
- the LOC127161100 gene encoding polymeric immunoglobulin receptor-like isoform X2: MNGSSERNEERVFTVIISNVSVRDAGVYWCGAETRDTNLTFISLTTKIQLIVITKVGVSRVSGYSGGGLMIKCEHPQYKTKPKYICKISDGCSERKNPGVQDEWMENGDVSLYDDTRAGVLMVFFRELKAADAGTYRCGVNVSHYTERFTELQLNVKHNATFVTKSAHLGEEINITCQIPEEHEVHFCKVDDNHICQNISSSKVTQMNGSSERNEERVFTVIISNVSVRDAGVYWCGAETRDTNLTFISLTTKIQLNIIVALLVRHEGESAEIICPYDSINKSKSKSLCKGKCSTRDRNTLNETVREEKETKTDRLTLNDDVTASVFTGTITGLTAEDAGKYWCAVTLKRDFSYLYTHLIVIMNEELNLTKYEGDDVSIQCKHQDEDQKRFCKAHEASMCVKDGVSLETIRDDRFSFSDEASTGVFTVNITDLREEDSGIYWCGAHVITKVNLEVKKMFLTESSSLGFV; the protein is encoded by the exons ATGAATGGTTCATCTGAGAGAAATGAAGAGAGAGTTTTTACAGTGATCATCAGTAATGTGAGTGTGAGAGATGCTGGAGTTTACTGGTGTGGAGCAGAAACCAGAGACACAAATTTGACTTTCATCTCCCTGACCACTAAAATTCAGCTCATCGTGATCA CTAAAGTGGGCGTGTCTAGAGTGAGCGGCTACTCAGGAGGTGGTTTGATGATCAAGTGTGAACATCCTCAATACAAAACCAAGCCAAAATACATCTGTAAAATATCAGATGGATGTTCAGAGAGGAAGAATCCAGGAGTTcaggatgaatggatggagaATGGAGATGTTTCTTTATATGACGACACCAGAGCAGGAGTCTTGATGGTGTTTTTTAGAGAACTGAAAGCTGCAGATGCTGGAACATACAG GTGTGGAGTGAATGTATCTCACTATACTGAGAGATTCACTGAACTTCAGCTGAACGTCAAACACA ATGCAACATTTGTAACCAAATCTGCTCATCTTGGTGAAGAAATAAACATCACCTGTCAGATCCCAGAGGAACATGAAGTTCATTTCTGCAAAGTGGATGATAATCACATCTGTCAAAACATCAGCTCATCTAAAGTGACACAAATGAATGGTTCATCTGAGAGAAATGAAGAGAGAGTTTTTACAGTGATCATCAGTAATGTGAGTGTGAGAGATGCTGGAGTTTACTGGTGTGGAGCAGAAACCAGAGACACAAATTTGACTTTCATCTCCCTGACCACTAAAATTCAGCTCAACATCATTG TGGCTTTACTAGTAAGACATGAAGGAGAATCTGCTGAGATCATCTGCCCTTATGattcaatcaataaatcaaagTCAAAGTCTCTCTGTAAGGGGAAGTGCTCCACTAGAGACAGAAATACTCTCAATGAGACTGTGAGAGAAGAGAAAGAGACCAAGACTGACAGATTGACTCTGAATGATGACGTCACTGCAAGTGTCTTCACTGGGACCATCACTGGACTGACAGCAGAGGATGCTGGGAAATACTGGTGTGCAGTGACATTAAAAAGAGACTTCAGTTATCTTTACACTCATCTGATCGTCATCATGAACGAGG AGCTGAACTTGACTAAGTATGAAGGAGACGACGTGTCAATCCAGTGCAAACATCAGGATGAAGATCAGAAAAGATTCTGCAAAGCACATGAAGCCTCCATGTGTGTGAAGGATGGAGTTTCATTGGAGACGATCAGAGATGATCGATTCTCTTTCAGTGATGAAGCATCTACTGGAGTCTTTACTGTGAACATCACTGATCTGAGAGAAGAGGATTCTGGGATATACTGGTGTGGAGCTCATGTCATCACGAAAGTTAATCTAGAAGTCAAAAAA ATGTTTCTGACAGAATCATCATCTCTTGGGTTTGTGTGA
- the LOC127161100 gene encoding polymeric immunoglobulin receptor-like isoform X1, translated as MNGSSERNEERVFTVIISNVSVRDAGVYWCGAETRDTNLTFISLTTKIQLIVITKVGVSRVSGYSGGGLMIKCEHPQYKTKPKYICKESDGCSERKNPGVQDEWMENGDVSLYDDTRAGVLMVFFRELKAADAGTYRCGVNVSHYTERFTELQLNVKHNATFVTKSAHLGEEINITCQIPEEHEVHFCKVDDNHICQNISSSKVTQMNGSSERNEERVFTVIISNVSVRDAGVYWCGAETRDTNLTFISLTTKIQLNIIVALLVRHEGESAEIICPYDSINKSKSKSLCKGKCSTRDRNTLNETVREEKETKTDRLTLNDDVTASVFTGTITGLTAEDAGKYWCAVTLKRDFSYLYTHLIVIMNEELNLTKYEGDDVSIQCKHQDEDQKRFCKAHEASMCVKDGVSLETIRDDRFSFSDEASTGVFTVNITDLREEDSGIYWCGAHVITKVNLEVKKMFLTESSSLGFV; from the exons ATGAATGGTTCATCTGAGAGAAATGAAGAGAGAGTTTTTACAGTGATCATCAGTAATGTGAGTGTGAGAGATGCTGGAGTTTACTGGTGTGGAGCAGAAACCAGAGACACAAATTTGACTTTCATCTCCCTGACCACTAAAATTCAGCTCATCGTGATCA CTAAAGTGGGCGTGTCTAGAGTGAGCGGCTACTCAGGAGGTGGTTTGATGATCAAGTGTGAACATCCTCAatacaaaaccaaaccaaaatacATCTGTAAAGAATCAGATGGATGTTCAGAGAGGAAGAATCCAGGAGTTcaggatgaatggatggagaATGGAGATGTTTCTTTATATGACGACACCAGAGCAGGAGTCTTGATGGTGTTTTTCAGAGAACTGAAAGCTGCAGATGCTGGAACATACAGGTGTGGAGTGAATGTATCTCACTATACTGAGAGATTCACTGAACTTCAGCTGAACGTCAAACACA ATGCAACATTTGTAACCAAATCTGCTCATCTTGGTGAAGAAATAAACATCACCTGTCAGATCCCAGAGGAACATGAAGTTCATTTCTGCAAAGTGGATGATAATCACATCTGTCAAAACATCAGCTCATCTAAAGTGACACAAATGAATGGTTCATCTGAGAGAAATGAAGAGAGAGTTTTTACAGTGATCATCAGTAATGTGAGTGTGAGAGATGCTGGAGTTTACTGGTGTGGAGCAGAAACCAGAGACACAAATTTGACTTTCATCTCCCTGACCACTAAAATTCAGCTCAACATCATTG TGGCTTTACTAGTAAGACATGAAGGAGAATCTGCTGAGATCATCTGCCCTTATGattcaatcaataaatcaaagTCAAAGTCTCTCTGTAAGGGGAAGTGCTCCACTAGAGACAGAAATACTCTCAATGAGACTGTGAGAGAAGAGAAAGAGACCAAGACTGACAGATTGACTCTGAATGATGACGTCACTGCAAGTGTCTTCACTGGGACCATCACTGGACTGACAGCAGAGGATGCTGGGAAATACTGGTGTGCAGTGACATTAAAAAGAGACTTCAGTTATCTTTACACTCATCTGATCGTCATCATGAACGAGG AGCTGAACTTGACTAAGTATGAAGGAGACGACGTGTCAATCCAGTGCAAACATCAGGATGAAGATCAGAAAAGATTCTGCAAAGCACATGAAGCCTCCATGTGTGTGAAGGATGGAGTTTCATTGGAGACGATCAGAGATGATCGATTCTCTTTCAGTGATGAAGCATCTACTGGAGTCTTTACTGTGAACATCACTGATCTGAGAGAAGAGGATTCTGGGATATACTGGTGTGGAGCTCATGTCATCACGAAAGTTAATCTAGAAGTCAAAAAA ATGTTTCTGACAGAATCATCATCTCTTGGGTTTGTGTGA